GATTTCTATGGTCAGTATCAAgcactgccaaaaaaaaaggttactGGAAATTACTTGCTTTCATAATTGTCTAACTAACATTGATTTTTGTAGACAATAACTGTCTTAGAAATGTCTTATAACTGACTCAAATCAATATTGCAGCAAGTTCCATTTTTAATGAGATCCCTATTTCTCAGTAcagaaaatgtaagaaaaacaaTATGTATGgacaaaatcaatttttaaaaaaatcctccttcTAACCCTGACAGGTATAGCAATAGCAACTCCTCCACATGTTTAGCACACTTAACCCCATGTTTTAGCTGGTTGAAACTTTGACTGGGAAAGACACAGATAGACTGATGAATTGCTTTCTGTAGCCAGTTCTCTGACTTCTCAATCAAGAAATGTAGAAGCTAGTTTCCCCAGAGTGAGCAATAATATGTACCTGGAACAGTAAATGGGAAAGAGAAGTCTGCCCAACAGAGCACACcagaagggagaaaaagctAACCCAAAAAAGCAATCCTTTTACTCCTCAAAGAAAGTTTACATGGTTTCAAATCCATTCTTCTTCTGGTTTTTGCAACGTGGAAAGGGAATCTGACCCTCTTAATCTAATGGGCGGGAATCTCTTAACAGAGGCTGGTTCAGTTGCAGCCCTTAGGTCTTTGCACTCAAGTTGGCCAGGAAACCTCACACAGACACCAGTGAGTGCTCTGGAGTAACCTCTTCAGCTGTGCCTATGTGGCAAGCAACGTCAGCTGTGCAGAGATAAACAGAAGTTAAATTTGCTGTCAAGCCCTACAAAAAGACCTTTGTCACCATCAGGGTTCAGAGCAGTCCTCAGCCAAGGACAGCCTCGAGGAAGGCTTGAGCACCCCTGGAGGGGAATGGAGAGGCAGTCCTGGACAAACTTGTAGCTGCTGCCTGCGGTTACAAATCCCTACGACACAGAGGTAGGGAGGGATGAGAGAGGGAGGTGGAAGATCTTTTTGCAATACGTAGAGGCAGCACCCATAGGAAAAGAAATATGGGCAGCAGGAAGGTGGAAATAGGACGGGATGGCAGAGGATCCACAGCAAGAAGGAGCACATGATGGAAACACACAAATGCTGGCTGTGTGTCTGATAGAAAAACAGGAGACCATGCTAGAAGGGAAGACAGGGCAGATTGAACTAATTTCTGGTGGACTCCTGCTAAGGAGTGGCTGAACAGAGATGATCAGCCCAATGCAAGGAATCAGGAAGTGTGCAGCGATAGTTCTCTCAGAAAGCATCTGCAAAACATCGGGTATTGTCAGTCTACATTGAAGGTCAACATGGGAAAATACTACTATAagtttagatttttaaaaaaataattttgttaagTAAAAAAACAATGCTAAGTCAACTACTGTCTCTCTATGTTGTCCTTAGATAATACCCCTTTTGGACTTTCTCAATATCTGGTAAAGTTTATGGCACCTCCATAAGATACAAATAAGATGATAACTGTAATTTTTCAGATGAAGAAAGAAACATGTGATTTAAGTCAAAGTCACATAAAAGATTGTAAATGCCTACACACCAGGAAGGAAATTCAAATAGCTTTTTTTCTCAGCACTCCTCTCAAGGCACTATGAAATTGCGACAAATCTGAAATAGTAgtttataatattataataagCAATTATGAAATCTCTCAGTGATTCATTGAATCACTAGGTAAGAAATACACACATGAACAATCCGTTCATCTCTGACTGCCTAAGGTAACTGATAAAGTTCTAACTATTGTAAGTCAATGCATGTACACAGGTTGTACTATCTGTTCACAGTGAAATCCCTGATTCTAAGCACATCATAAAGTTATCACTTCTATAACATATGGACTTACATCAAGTAATGTCTTGCAGTTGATTTGACCAGTATCGATAAacaaactgcagaaaaggaaatggaaagccGAAAAAGAGCAAATACTCTTGCCAACTTGTTCCTAGAAAAAGTCAAACATTTCGATGACTTCTTATGGAAAGTTACTGAAGGAGACAATGTTGTGACCACGGTCAGCAACCAAAGGTAAAGAAAAGAGTGTCATACAGAGGATCTGAAACAATAGCTACAGCCTGTgctaatttaaatttttttttctctttttcttttggacAGGTCCCatttaaattcagaagaggCTATCAACATGCCTCACCATTCAAGTGATCAGTTACCAGGAGCCTTAAAGCAGTTCACTGTATTATTAAGGTAAACTTCTCTTCAGCATAAACAGTTACGTATCATGcccatttgcattttaaatcacAAGAAAGAAGCACAAAATGTCCCATATCCACTGCCTTCCTTCAAGCTTTCAGCATTTCAGGCCTGAAATACTCAGTGGCTACAGATGCTTCAAAGCTTTGATTAGGTAAAAGCCTTTACAGAAAGAGGCAGCCCAACTCCCACCACAGTCAAAGTCAGCAAGTTCCATGAATTGATTTTAACAGTGTTTGGGGCAATGTCTCTGAACGTGACTGGCATTATTAAGTACTGTATCTTACAGTCAATGTTGCTGTTTTTCCTAGTCGTCAAGTCTCCAATGACTTCCGAGACCTTTCAACGTTACTAATCCATGGACTTGAGGCCCTTCTTATGTCATTATTAATTGGATTTTTGTACTATGGCCATGACAAAGATGGACTCTCTATTCGTGACACAACAGCACTGCTGTACATGATAGGTGCCCTAATCCCATTCACAATAATTCTGGATGTTATTGCCAAATGTAAGTGTCAGTTTTCTTGTAAACATTATAAGCAATCAAAATCAGAAGATTcctaaattaatgaaaaaaattaaacttattAATACAACCCAAGGCCTAAAACAATCTGTTTTTTCCTACTCTGCAGGCCATTCAGAAAGAGCAATGCTCTATCATGACTTGGAAGGTGGAATGTACTCTGTTAGCCCATACTTCTTTGCTAAGGTAACTGGTTTTGTTGCCAGGAAATACAAACAGCTGTCTTGAACAttaaaaaaccacaagcaaATCAAAGACTTGTTGTATAAACAATCACGTTCatatcagattttgttcttttgtgtCTGCCAGCTAAGGCTATCGTTCTTGCTTCCTTGACATTAATAGATTAAACCTCACACTACTTTAGATCTGTTGCCATAAGTCATGGTTGAGATCCCACACCAGAGAAGCCAAAGAAGAATCTTTCGCTAGGCTGTTTGGCCAAAATTTAAGAAATCTCAAACCCAAATTTGAAGGCTTAGGCAATTTTACATACCTGCATAATTCACTGAAGCATCTCTGAAAGTTTGCTTACATGTCTTGatctgtaaaacaaaatatttgcatcaaaagctaaagaaaaggtaaaacagaaattacaaaCTGTGATGTTTCCAGTAGTAGTTTGGGCCTGTGGTGGTCAGAGATAAAAAAGCTGTATTAAGTGCATAAAGAGCCAGAGTTCCTGGAATTAAATTtagaacttttttaaaaaattacattctcTTTTTCACAAGGGTTTAGAATAATCCCTTCTTTGTGATGTTGCCGCTGTTAGATGAGTTCTGCCTGCCATGGCATCTGTAATTTAGGTTTCCATTTCTGCACAAGATTTTAAATGCTTATTAGTGGTTgccagagaaaaatattctctgCATTGTGTCACAAAGATTGCACATTATTCACAGAGAAATCGATGTAATTTGTTACAACCTTAGTATTACAGGATAGTAGCAACCCTCTTAGGAACAACTAATGCTCTCTATAGACTTCTTCACATATTTGAGAAAATCCTATTTATGCTTTTGTTTTACAACAAACTAAGCTGCTAACTGGACTGCCTTTGGGACAAGGTGGGGAATGGACCAACAGCCAAATTTGTCTCAAATTTGATCTAACACTAGGTTCAACCAAATTGGGGCAAATACAGTAGCCATGAGTCAGGCACAGTATTGCTGTTATCAAGCACACCAGTTCTCAGGGAAAGTGTCATAAATTCTTAGAAACTGCCCGAATTGTAACAAAACAAGACCTCTAATCTATAACAGGAGTCCTCTCCATTTAACAATTAGTTACAGGCAATGTCACAACTGGAGAAAAAACTAGCGTGGATTTCAGTTTCTGCTGCGGATTGTTTTTGCATGTCATTGACAACCCCTAACAGGGAGAGGATTGTGTTCTAGGGGAGTATTTCCTGTAATTTTTATAAGAAGTCCATAAGTACATTAGGGCACATCTCACGTGGTTTTGTAATTATCATTCaacaaattctctttttttatttaatttttcttctccctgacCAGATTTTGGGGGAGCTTCCAGAACACTGTGCTTTTGTTATAATTTATGGAGTTCCCATCTACTGGCTGGCAAACCTCATTCCTGAACCAGAGCGTTTCCTGCTGAACTTCCTCTCGGTGTGGCTGGCTGTGTACAGTGCCCGTGCCATGGCACTCTGGGTGGCAGCGCTGCTGCCGACCTTGCAGCTCTCGGCCTTCCTTGGCAACGTCCTTTTCACATCGTTCTACCTGAGTGGTGGTTTTGTGATAAGCCTGGAAGGTCTCTGGACAGGTGAGACAAAGCTCCCACCATTCCTCCAAACTGGCTTGGAAACATCGGTGGCTTTCATCACTGACTAGTTGTCGTGATGCTGCAGGAAAACTCAGCTTTACTCCTACCTTTGCAATTATCTTCTTGGATGGTGACAGTGGAGTCATTCATTTTATATAAGTTTCTCCATctgaaaatgagggaaaaagaaGTTTGGTCAAAAAAGCACTAGTGAAAGGCTTGATTCTTATGTGGTTGCCAAACTTTTCAGTAAAAAGAATTGTATTCAAAAGACGAAGATGGAGCTCCAGGAAGACTTAGTTGACAGTAGGAGTTTGATGGATATGGATATTAGCTTACTCCTCACTTCCCATCTCCATGTAACAACGTAAAGTATATCTGCTATTTTGTCCAATAACAAACTCCTACATGTTTACAGCCTCTGGCTGTCAAGAAATGAGACAAAGCTGCTGTATTTGGCAGTAGCACAGTAGTTTTTGAGATCTCAAGTTTTGTGTATGTATATCAATTTCTTTcgttctgtttcttttttttcagttccctTTTGGGTTTCTAAAATCTCTTTCCTCAGATGGAATTTTCAAGGAATGATGCAAATTCAGTTCACTGACCGGAAATATGAAATGACTGTTGGAAACACTACTTTTCAAATACCAGGGAAATTTGTAAGTCAGTAACAAAAATTGTTATAAACATTTAATTGTTTCCACAACAGGTGGAAAGTCTGTCATATTTAAATGGATGTTGTAGGCCTCAAATTTGGCAAATGCCAAATCAATGTGTGAAGTCATGTTACACTTAGTATATTGTAAATTTGTCCTTAAAGATGTCCCTATAGCAGTCACTCATATGCCTTTCTTTtagtggaagagaaaaaaaaaaaagaaaaaaaaaagaaaataatcgTGGGCCACTATTTTCTACACAAAACCCAACTATGCACTTGCTGAAACTGTTCAGAAGCTGAACTGTGTTCCTCTGAAATAGGAATAGTGTAGCTGCAACCTGCTATCAAACAACTCTGAAAGATACATCCAGCTGGAAACCAAGGGGAAAGATGGCATGGGCCAAGGGAACTCACATGTAAAATACACTTCACAGATCCAGCATGAAAATTTTGTGCCTTTTCCCAATTTTGTGTCATTGGTCATTACAGATCATTCAGTCTCTGGACTTGGACTCCCATCCTCTCTACGTGAGCTACCTCATCCTCATTGGTATCATTTGCAGCTTCCTGCTTTTATACTATTTATCTCTGCGCTTCATCAAGCAGAAATCAACCCAAGACTGGTAACagcagaggaggcagcaggtgACAGCGTCCCTTGCAGGAAGGTAGGGGAAGAACGAGCCCAATTTTGGTCCCCCCGGCAGCCTCCCAGAAGAGGCGGGCGCCGGCAGCGCGGCTGCCACAGGATGGCAGCAGAACCCCAGGAGTCGGGATGCGGGCTGTGCGCCCCGCTAGGCTGCCACGGACAGCAGCTtcagcctgggctgggggttCGGGGTGGGctttgggctttttgtttgcttgacACACGGTTTTCATAGGTGACAAGGCATACATGAGTTCTCCACACCGGGATATATTCTGAGCTATGGGCGACCGATTTAAAAGGACCCGTTGCACATTGTAAGAGCTGATATTTTAGTATATAATGTTTGAACATATAGTGATCACATACTTAATTCAAAGAACTGCGAGAGAAAAGGATCGAAACACTACTTTCTGTGGCATATATGACATTCAGCACtcacaaacacagcacagaggaaagCAACACAGAAGATTTAACAGGTGCTTCAGGAGAACATGTGCAATGATGGAATACAGAACTGTTAACTACTCTGTGTTATTTCTAATTCCTTATGTATTTCAAAGCTTTGCCTTTATATTCCAGTTAGATGCTGATGATGCCCAAAATAGGTAGAGACGAtaacaataaaattatttctaatacATACTAATTGATTGCTATTAACAACATCTTTCTCCCTGGCAGTACAAATCATAGCAATTCACCAAGTTTGCTTCCTAAGGTTCTCAGGTAGAAAATACCAACCTGCCCCTGAGTAATTAAAAATCTAACAATGCAATCTATTAAATGCTTGCAATTGTGCACCTAGTTTTGCTCAGAAAATTAGTATCAGTAAATAAATGGGCATAATTCACACACAGTCACAGTAAGTGCATGTACAAATTAGGTGTACAGTTGTGAGCATTTTGTAAGATTagcttgctgcttttaaatgttTAGATGCATATCTCCGTTCTTATATGCAGAGACCCAAAGCAGATCGACTACTTGACTTTCATTTACATGTTCCATACAGTGGAAAACTCCTCCTGTAATCGGCTATAATGACCCAGATACTGTTATGTAAATCCCAAGGTttgatttggctttttttttaagaattaagaATGACAGAACATCTATATTTTATTGTTCAATTTGGCAGTTAGGACTGCCACATTACTTTCCACAGATTCCACGAGGTAATATATTCCCAGGAAGACCTCGGtctaaagatattaaacaggactgatAAAGTAAGATCTTCAGCCCTAGGCAGTAGTAGGAATCCAAAACACTCCAAGGTTCTTCTACCATATCTTTCTGGTTCTGCTGTATTtgatttcaaaaaaacccacttgatCTGATTTCAGTGCCATTTTGAAATTATCAGATTTTCATTGCCTTTTAATGGCAAAGCCAATTCTTTCAGTCCAATTCAGCATCATTAAATTGTCAGAATAGCAGCTTCCTGTTTGATTCttaattattcctttttattatatttaagacatttaatttttttttaatggtttacTCTTCTTTGTAATGATCTGTTGTGATTAGAATCTCTTTTATATTACACTGAAGTTTTAAGGGTATATATTGGTACTTCTAGTCTAAACCTCTATTTTCAAGGTATTTAGAGGATTAAATTCTAGGCTGACTCTCTGTTGTGAATTCACTTTgatgtttaataaaaaaaaaaggagagacaCAATGGGAGAAATTAAAGACATAAGGGACAGCTCTGAATTTTAGGGGCATATTGTCATGCACAGAAATCTTCAGGCATCTAGATAAGAATATACCATAGCCTTAACTTtgaatttccttccttttgtgaAATTAGTCAGGCTGCTGACATTACTTAAACAGcctttttcaatttaaaattcCACCCTCTTAACATTATGCAGCAGGACCAAACGGTGTGAGTGTTTCAGAGGTGGTGTTATGACAAGGGTAGATGTATACATAATGGGGACTTGAGCAGTGAGCCGAGGAACAGCCAGCATGTGGAGTGGAGGAAGAGCTATCATAGGAGGTGGCCAGGCCTCTGTTTACATAGAAAAAGCTCATATTCTATATACTACAATTACATTAGCACACTGCCTATGATCATATCTTGTTTCCTTGATGCTGAGAGATGGGGAATATAGGCTGTGATTATTGTTACAGGCTTTAGCAATAAGAAGGTAGGAGCCTTGAAA
This DNA window, taken from Pseudopipra pipra isolate bDixPip1 chromosome 3, bDixPip1.hap1, whole genome shotgun sequence, encodes the following:
- the ABCG8 gene encoding ATP-binding cassette sub-family G member 8 isoform X1, producing MMKETTENVSLDDAGWSQVTFKGLPTKSQDAIFSSEEDNSLYFTYSGKSNVLEVKELNYQVNTASQIPWYENLAQMKMPWTWKSDPHSRVPIIQNLNLKVRSGQMLAIIGSTAGGKTSLLDVITCRDHGGKIKSGQILINNEPSTPQLVRKCIAHVRQDDRLLPHLTVRETLLFVAKLRLPKFFSDSQRKKRVEDVIAELRLRQCANTRVGNEFLRGVSGGERRRVSIGVQLLWNPGILILDEPTSGLDSFTAHNLVITLSRLARGNRLVLLSLHQPRSDIFQLFDLVLLMTSGLTAYCGTARDMVQYFTELGYPCPRYSNPADFYVDLTSIDKQTAEKEMESRKRANTLANLFLEKVKHFDDFLWKVTEGDNVVTTVSNQRSHLNSEEAINMPHHSSDQLPGALKQFTVLLSRQVSNDFRDLSTLLIHGLEALLMSLLIGFLYYGHDKDGLSIRDTTALLYMIGALIPFTIILDVIAKCHSERAMLYHDLEGGMYSVSPYFFAKILGELPEHCAFVIIYGVPIYWLANLIPEPERFLLNFLSVWLAVYSARAMALWVAALLPTLQLSAFLGNVLFTSFYLSGGFVISLEGLWTVPFWVSKISFLRWNFQGMMQIQFTDRKYEMTVGNTTFQIPGKFIIQSLDLDSHPLYVSYLILIGIICSFLLLYYLSLRFIKQKSTQDW
- the ABCG8 gene encoding ATP-binding cassette sub-family G member 8 isoform X2, which produces MMKETTENVSLDDAGWSQTKSQDAIFSSEEDNSLYFTYSGKSNVLEVKELNYQVNTASQIPWYENLAQMKMPWTWKSDPHSRVPIIQNLNLKVRSGQMLAIIGSTAGGKTSLLDVITCRDHGGKIKSGQILINNEPSTPQLVRKCIAHVRQDDRLLPHLTVRETLLFVAKLRLPKFFSDSQRKKRVEDVIAELRLRQCANTRVGNEFLRGVSGGERRRVSIGVQLLWNPGILILDEPTSGLDSFTAHNLVITLSRLARGNRLVLLSLHQPRSDIFQLFDLVLLMTSGLTAYCGTARDMVQYFTELGYPCPRYSNPADFYVDLTSIDKQTAEKEMESRKRANTLANLFLEKVKHFDDFLWKVTEGDNVVTTVSNQRSHLNSEEAINMPHHSSDQLPGALKQFTVLLSRQVSNDFRDLSTLLIHGLEALLMSLLIGFLYYGHDKDGLSIRDTTALLYMIGALIPFTIILDVIAKCHSERAMLYHDLEGGMYSVSPYFFAKILGELPEHCAFVIIYGVPIYWLANLIPEPERFLLNFLSVWLAVYSARAMALWVAALLPTLQLSAFLGNVLFTSFYLSGGFVISLEGLWTVPFWVSKISFLRWNFQGMMQIQFTDRKYEMTVGNTTFQIPGKFIIQSLDLDSHPLYVSYLILIGIICSFLLLYYLSLRFIKQKSTQDW